One Gimesia aquarii DNA segment encodes these proteins:
- a CDS encoding DUF4062 domain-containing protein, giving the protein MEKRYQVFVSSMYTDLKDERQQVMQALMEMDCIPAGMELFPAADEEQWQFIKRIIDDCDYYLLIIGGRYGSVTNEGISFTEKEYKYAKSKKLRIVALLHQSPEELPAKFVEADPELKTKLDEFRQQVANGRLVKFWNSTEQLIGLVALSMQKTIKMYPSKGWISASSVTTEELLLDNNRIRVENRELKQQLEKLTRSNESFEKVNSHLPQDYVIEGTGRAKDSSDSKDRIPWKVAFNLRDVFIMLAPHLMAPLDEYEVEDHVADILKLLHPNMPESTSLEQRFLKDIGTLFRAVNLIIIDVQLDKTYANYFWSLTQLGDRRQIPLGRAVAICADNTGTALVNLCVRRSTNNEIQTH; this is encoded by the coding sequence ATGGAAAAGCGATATCAAGTATTTGTGAGTTCCATGTACACCGACCTGAAGGATGAACGCCAGCAGGTCATGCAGGCGTTAATGGAAATGGACTGCATTCCCGCTGGAATGGAGCTATTTCCCGCTGCAGACGAGGAGCAATGGCAGTTCATCAAGCGGATCATCGACGACTGCGACTACTACCTTCTGATTATCGGTGGGCGTTACGGGTCGGTTACAAACGAAGGCATCAGCTTTACAGAGAAAGAATACAAATATGCAAAGTCCAAGAAGCTGCGAATTGTCGCGCTCCTTCATCAATCACCAGAGGAACTGCCCGCAAAGTTTGTCGAAGCGGACCCGGAACTGAAGACAAAGCTGGATGAGTTTCGCCAGCAGGTAGCAAATGGGCGACTCGTAAAGTTCTGGAATAGCACAGAGCAACTGATTGGTCTTGTTGCGCTGAGCATGCAGAAGACGATCAAGATGTATCCATCGAAAGGATGGATAAGTGCATCTTCCGTTACAACTGAGGAACTACTGTTAGATAACAACCGCATTCGGGTTGAGAACAGAGAACTCAAACAACAACTGGAGAAGCTGACACGCTCTAATGAATCATTCGAAAAGGTGAATAGCCATCTGCCGCAGGACTACGTCATTGAAGGTACTGGTAGAGCGAAGGACTCATCTGACTCAAAAGATCGAATTCCGTGGAAAGTAGCATTCAATCTCCGCGACGTCTTTATTATGCTCGCACCGCATTTGATGGCACCGCTCGACGAGTATGAGGTCGAAGACCACGTTGCGGATATTCTAAAGTTGCTACATCCCAACATGCCGGAGAGTACATCGCTCGAACAACGTTTCCTAAAGGACATTGGCACGTTGTTTCGAGCAGTTAATCTAATAATAATTGATGTTCAGCTTGATAAGACCTACGCTAACTATTTCTGGAGTCTCACTCAGCTAGGCGACAGGCG
- a CDS encoding methyltransferase domain-containing protein, which produces MSFDRAVSLARYNWPLYLTCFLGAAVGFTIWTIQLVPSPIRYLGFLGALVATWYAISSFVAFYVMFDRSDFLSGEWLTHCVEQSPQTCVQLSVCVEETTLPISKVFPSTDYIELDLFDKSFMTEPAIARAKQNSGDSPSIAAKPDALPLSDNTSEMTVVTLAAHEIRDASQREVLFRELSRITAPRGRLIVAEHLRNLSAAAAFGPGFFHFYPRSTWTTLAQKTELRIESEFDITPFFHVFVLRHA; this is translated from the coding sequence ATGAGTTTTGACCGCGCTGTTTCCCTCGCTCGATATAATTGGCCGCTTTATCTCACCTGCTTTCTAGGGGCAGCCGTTGGATTCACTATTTGGACGATCCAACTAGTTCCGTCGCCCATCAGATACTTAGGTTTCCTTGGTGCCCTTGTTGCAACCTGGTACGCAATCTCATCTTTCGTAGCGTTTTACGTCATGTTTGACCGTTCCGATTTTCTTTCCGGTGAATGGCTTACTCATTGTGTCGAACAGTCTCCACAAACATGTGTTCAACTGAGTGTCTGCGTCGAAGAAACTACACTCCCAATTTCTAAAGTATTCCCCAGTACCGATTACATAGAATTGGACCTATTTGACAAATCTTTTATGACCGAACCGGCAATTGCCAGAGCAAAGCAGAATTCGGGTGATTCACCGTCCATCGCCGCAAAACCAGATGCACTTCCGCTGTCAGATAACACTTCTGAAATGACTGTGGTAACTCTCGCTGCCCACGAAATCCGTGACGCGTCACAGCGCGAAGTACTTTTCCGAGAGCTATCACGAATCACCGCACCAAGAGGTCGACTGATTGTTGCCGAACACCTCCGCAACCTTTCTGCAGCTGCAGCTTTTGGGCCGGGATTTTTCCATTTCTACCCGCGGTCCACATGGACGACTCTGGCACAAAAAACAGAACTCCGGATAGAATCAGAATTCGACATCACGCCATTTTTTCATGTATTTGTGTTGCGTCATGCGTGA